CGGTCCGGCCGTAGCGCTTGTCCCAGACCCGCAGGATCAACTCCGCTACGCGGGCGGAACTGACGATGGGCACCAGGTTCACCGAAGGGTCGGGGACCAGCTCGGGGAGGGCGGTCGGCAGGCCGGCGCCGAAGACGATGATCTTGATTCCCCCGCTGACGGCCGTCTTGATCAGGTCATTGACGTTGCTCAGCGCCCCCATGAAGTTCACGGCGACCGGACCGGCGGTCATCTTTTTCACCTGGTGGATCTCGCGTTCCAGCGCTTCGTGGGAAATTTTTTCGTATTCGCTCAGCGAGTCGACGAAATCGCCCAGGCCGATGCTGGACAGGGTGCCGATGCCGCCGGCGTTGGTCACGGCCGAAGCCAGTGATGAAAGCGACACCCTCACGCCCATGCCGCCCTGGACGATCGGGATCTCGGCTGTAATGCTGCCGATCTTCAGTTTTGGAATTGTCATATTAATCCTCTTGTTTCTTGACGACCAGGCAGGCGTTGCCGCCGCCGAAGCCGAACGAATTGCTAGTGGCATATTTCAGCGCCAGCGTTTCGGCGCCCCGGGGCACGTAATCCAGGGTGCACTCGGGGTCGGGCTCCCGGTAGTTGATCGTCGGCGGCACGATGCCGCCGTGCACGCTCATGACCGTGGCGATGAATTCCACCGCCCCGGCCGCCGCCAGCAGGTGGCCGATCATCGACTTGTTGGAACTGATCTTCAGGGCCCGGGCATGGGCGCCGAATACGTTCATGATGGCGGCGCTCTCGATCTTATCGTTCAGGGGGGTCGAAGTGCCATGGGCATTGATGTAACCGATATCCCCGGGCTCGATGGCCGCGTCCTTCAGGGCTGCTTTCATGACCCTGACCATGCCGTCCCCGCTGGGCTCGGGAGCGGTGAAGTGATAGGCATCGGCGGCATTGCCGTAGCCGGCCAGTTCGGCGTAGACCCTCGCCCGGCGCCTGACGGCGTGTTCGCCGTTTTCGAGAACGACGACGCCGGCCCCTTCGCCCATGATAAAACCGTCGCGATGGCGGTCGAAAGGCCGGCAGGCGTTTTCGGCGTCGGGATTGGCGGACATCGAGCGGGTGGCACAAAAACCGGCATAGGCCAGGGGGGTCACCGCCGCTTCGGATCCGCCGGCCAGCATAATCTCGGCGTCGCCCCGCTGCAAGATGCGGAACGCGTCGCCGATGGCATTGGCGCCGGTGGAGCAGGCGACCGAAGGGGCCGAAAGGGGACCTTTCAGGCCGAAGCGGATCGAGACCATGCAGGCGGCCATGTTGATCAGCAGTTTCGACACGAAGAACGGCGTCAGGGAATTGGGCCCCTTCTCCTGGAGGTGGCGATGGCCTTCTTCGATGCTGGCCGAACCGCCGATCCCCGAGCCGATAATCACCCCGGCCCGGGATTTTTCAAAGGGGTGGTTGTCCAGGCCGGCATCCTGCATGGCCATGGCCGCGGCGGCCAAGGCGAACGCGGCAAAGCGGTCCATGCGCTCGAGAGATTTTTTGTCGATCCATGTCAGCGGATCGAAGTCCTTCACTTCGGCGGCCAGCTGGGAGCGAAATCCGCTCGGGTCGAAATGGCTGACCCGGGCAATGCCATTTTTTCCGGTTAGCAATCCCTGCCAGAACGCGTCAATGCCGATGCCGATTGGAGTCACCGCTCCCAAGCCGGTAACCACGACCCGCTGCCTGTCCATGAACGTCGGCCTCCTATCCTGTCATCCCGGCATCACCACCGTCAACGGATTGGGGATGAACTAAAAATTTTACCTGGATATTTTACCAATTGTTACGCATGATTGTAAAGAACCTCCACGGACAATATTAATTCCGCTTGAAATGGCGCAATTTTTATGCTAATAAAAACCCAGGTTCTGCGGAGGCGAAAGATGAGAAACAGAAGTATGCCGAAAACCGATGAAAAAAAGGAAGTCATCATAAACAACGACGGTCAGAGCTTCAGCTGCCTGCTAACCGACATCTCGCCCAGCGGCATTTCCGTGAGCAGCGACCATTTCGTCCCCACCTACAAGGAGATCGAGGTGGTCATGGAGATCAAGGGGAAGCCGGTGACCATGAAAGGCAGCGTGCGCTGGAGCATCGATCCGGGGACGGCCGGGGCCAAGACGGGGAAATTGGGCATCCTGATCATGGATCCGCCGCCGGCCTTCCTGGCCTACGTCGCGACGCGGGGGAAAACCGGCCACTGGTAATGCGTTAAAGAGACGCGACCGCTTGTCCCGGCCGGCGCATCGCTTTTTGCCTAGGCAAAAATCCTTTTGAAATTTTCGGCAGTGGTGCGCAGGGCCGGGGCGGAGTGGGGCTCGAGGGCGATGGAGAAGGGGCAGCCCACGCCGCTGATGGCCGCCCTGGCCGCCGGCCAGTCGATGTTTCCCTGGCCCAGGGGAAGGTGGTCGTCGTTGGCGCCGAAATTGTCGTGCAGATGGAAATGGATGTGCCGGTGCGGAGCGAGGTAAAACAGCCATTCCTCCGCCGGGATGCGGCCGAACACGTGATGGTGGCCGAAGTCGAAACAATGAACGAGCCGCGGCCGGTCCGCCCGTTTCATCAGTTGCAGCGCAACGTAAGGCGTCGGCTCGGCGATGTTTTCCAAGGCGATGAACGGGCCGTCGCTCTCCGCCAACAGGGTCTGGTAAAAGCGCGCGGCGCGGTCGAGCCAGCGCTCGAAATGCTGGCGGTAATAGATGGGGTCGTAATTGAAATGCATGACCACCAGCAGGCTTTTCCAGGCCGCGGCCAGGGACATTATTTTTTGCATTTGCTCCAGGCTCAAGCGGCGGATGGCTTCGTCGGCGGCTCCGGGCCAGACGTCCATGAACGGCGCGTGGATGGTGTGGCTGGGAAAAGCGGACAGTTCGCCGGCGACTTCCCTGATCCGTTGCGGGGTGAAGCGCAGCAGGTTTTCGGCGCTGATGTACACTTCGGGGTTGGCCTTCATTTTCAGCAGCAGCGGCGCTTCCCGGCTCATGCGGTCGCTGGCGACGCGGATGTAAAAACTATTGAACATTCTGGACGCCCAGCAGCCGCTTGATCTGGTAGGACAGCTGCTCGATATTGAACGGTTTGGGCAGGAAATGCTCGATCTTGCCCTTGAACTTGGCCGTCTCCAGGTATTCCTTGCCGTAGCCGCTGGCGATGAGGATCTTCACCCTGGGGTTGAGCTCCCTGAGGGCGGTGAAGACTTTTTCGCCGGAAAGGCCCGGCATTTCGATGTCCAGGATCACCAGTTTGATCGCCGAACCATTCTTTTTGAACGTTTCGATACCTTCGCTGCCGTTGACGGCGGTCAGGCATTTCATGCCCAGGCTCTTGAGCATGTCGCTGCCGATGTCGCGCACGACCTCCTCGTCATCGATGAGCAGGACCAGGCCTTCCAGCGCCGGCGCCGGCTCCAGCGCTCCGGCCCGGCCGGCCCGCTCGCCCTCTTTTTCGTAGGCCGGCAGCAGGATGGTGAAGGTGCTGCCGCAGCCGGTGTCCGACTGCACCTCGATGTGGCCGTTGTAATCCTTGACGATCTCCTGGACGATGGCCAGGCCCTGCCCGGTGCCGCGCCCCTGGCCCTTGGTGGTGAAAAAGGGTTCGAAAATGCGGCTCAGGTGCTCGCGGCTGATGCCGCTGCCGTTGTCGCCGATCTGCAGGAGCGCGTAGCGGCCGTCAATGAGATCCTTCTGGCCGCTGACGTCGACCAGGTCGGTGCGGATGGTGATCGTCGGCTTGGGCGAGGCTTCCACGGCGTCCTTGGCGTTGATAAGCAGGTTGATCAGGGTCTGGGAAATCTTGGTCTTGTCGGCCTGCATCAGGATCGGAGTGGGATGCAGCTGGATGTCGCAGTGGACGGTCTTCAGGCTCATGGACAGGAAATCCAGCGATTCCCTGATCAGGTCGTTGAGATTGAGGGTCTCCTTTTCGGCGAGCTTCTTGCGCGAGAAGTTGAGCAGCTGGCCGATCAGCGTCGATGCCCGCTCGCTGGAGTTGATGATCGTCGATACGTACTTTTTCAACTTGGGGTCGTCGGCGATCTTTTTTTCCAGCAGCGAGGCGTAGCCCATGATGCCGCTGAGCAGGTTGTTGAAATCGTGGACGATGTGGCTGGTCAGCAGACCCAGCGATTCCATTTTATGCGCCTGCAGCAGCGAGGACTCGAGCTTTTTCAGCGCCGACACGTCCTCGAGGTGGATGACCACGCCGTTCTGCTCGGCCGTCACCGGGTACAGGGTCAGGTTGGCGACGATGAAGCCCTCCTCGCCGATAAAGATGCGCTCGTCGTTGAGATAGACGGTCTTTTTCAGGATCATCGTCTCGTTGATGATGTCCTTGTACTTGTTGAAGAGGGGCCGCAGGGCATAGATGTTCTCGCCGAAGGCGGCGGCGAACGGCACGCCGAGGATCCTTTCGGCCGACTGGTTCCAGGTGGTGATCAGGTTGCTGCTGTTGATGGAGATCACCGCGTACGGGCTGGCGTTGATCAGCTTCTGCATGAAGCCCTGCAGGGAGCGGAGCTGGGTGGTCAGGCCGCGCCATTCGGAAATATCGCGGAGCATGATGATGCCGCCAATGATGGTCTTGCCGCTCTTCAGCGGTTCCACGATCAGGTCGACGTAGTTTTCTTCTTCCAGGATGGGACTGATGGTGTTGATGCGGTGAACGCTGTTGCCGTTCTCGATGACGTTGCGCACCAGTTCGTCAAAGCCGCTTTCGTTGGCCATCTTGCTCAGGATCAGGTTCAGGTTCTGGCCGATGCTGTTTTCGCCGGCGGTCCGGATCACGTCGTGGGCTTTGCGGTTGATGAAGGTGATGCGCAGTCTGCGGTCGACGATGATGATCATTTCCGGGATCGACTGGAATATCTGCTGCGAGAAAATGATCTGGTTTTTCAGGTTGATCTCGGCCTTTTTGCGCTTGCTGATGTCGGCAACGACCGCCAGGTAGTCGCTGACCCTGCCGTCGGCATCGCGGATCAGCGACAGCGACAGGGCGATGTCGAGCTTTTCTCCGGTTTTCAGCACCATGGTGGTCTCTTTTTCCACGACATGGTCATGGTCGCGCAATTCCCCCACGATCTCGCGGATGAACTTCTTTTCAACGAATTCGCTCAGGCGCAGCGACAAGATGGTTTGCGCATCGACCTGGAATTTCTTCAGGCCGTAGTCGTTGATGTATACGGGGCGCGTTCGCCGGTCGAACTTGATCACCACCACCTGGGCGGTCTGCATCAGCTTTTCCAGGAATTCCCCGGCCTCCCTGGCCTCGGCGCTCTTTTTCTGCAGCTGGACAAGGACGCTTTCGACATAAGCGGAGATTTCGGCGATTTCGCCGGCGAGCTTGGTGCCGGCGGCAAGGATGCGCCCGTTTCCGGTCTGCCCGGCGAGCTGCAGGCTGCTGCTGATCTCCTGCAGGGGGTTCAGTATCCGGCGTTTGAAATAAACGAGCACCAACGCCATGAATGCCAGCAGCAGCAGGAGGTCCAACCCATGCTGCCAGGCCGGAGGCAGCGGCAGAAATTGCAGGACCACCTGGACGAGTGCGAAAGCGATCAGGATGATGATCAGCTGCACGGTTAGCTTTTTCATTCCACCCCTGGCGCGGTGAACGCGGTGGTCACTGATTTTCTGCTTGCTGGCCTTCGTAGATGACCTGGATGCCTTCGATTTTTTTGGTGACCGGGAAAATTCCCAGCAGCACCTGCCCGGAATTCTTGGTCTTGGCGTAGATCTTGACCTTGATCTCCTTCCAGTTGGCCATGTTCTTGATGAACGCCGGCTTGGATGAGGCGCTGTAACCAAAAAAGCCCTTGACAAAAATCTCGCCGCTGACCTGCCCCGGCGGCAGGGGTTCCTTGACCGCCGTCACATAGCCGTCGGTCAGGTTTTCGCCGCTGTCGGCAAAAATGAAAATGCAGTTGAAGTTGACGTGCTGCAGCGGCCGGGTGCCGGTGTTCTTTATCTTGAAGGTGAACGAGGGGACGATGATGGCCTCGT
The nucleotide sequence above comes from Candidatus Aminicenantes bacterium. Encoded proteins:
- a CDS encoding PAS domain S-box protein, producing MKKLTVQLIIILIAFALVQVVLQFLPLPPAWQHGLDLLLLLAFMALVLVYFKRRILNPLQEISSSLQLAGQTGNGRILAAGTKLAGEIAEISAYVESVLVQLQKKSAEAREAGEFLEKLMQTAQVVVIKFDRRTRPVYINDYGLKKFQVDAQTILSLRLSEFVEKKFIREIVGELRDHDHVVEKETTMVLKTGEKLDIALSLSLIRDADGRVSDYLAVVADISKRKKAEINLKNQIIFSQQIFQSIPEMIIIVDRRLRITFINRKAHDVIRTAGENSIGQNLNLILSKMANESGFDELVRNVIENGNSVHRINTISPILEEENYVDLIVEPLKSGKTIIGGIIMLRDISEWRGLTTQLRSLQGFMQKLINASPYAVISINSSNLITTWNQSAERILGVPFAAAFGENIYALRPLFNKYKDIINETMILKKTVYLNDERIFIGEEGFIVANLTLYPVTAEQNGVVIHLEDVSALKKLESSLLQAHKMESLGLLTSHIVHDFNNLLSGIMGYASLLEKKIADDPKLKKYVSTIINSSERASTLIGQLLNFSRKKLAEKETLNLNDLIRESLDFLSMSLKTVHCDIQLHPTPILMQADKTKISQTLINLLINAKDAVEASPKPTITIRTDLVDVSGQKDLIDGRYALLQIGDNGSGISREHLSRIFEPFFTTKGQGRGTGQGLAIVQEIVKDYNGHIEVQSDTGCGSTFTILLPAYEKEGERAGRAGALEPAPALEGLVLLIDDEEVVRDIGSDMLKSLGMKCLTAVNGSEGIETFKKNGSAIKLVILDIEMPGLSGEKVFTALRELNPRVKILIASGYGKEYLETAKFKGKIEHFLPKPFNIEQLSYQIKRLLGVQNVQ
- a CDS encoding PilZ domain-containing protein, giving the protein MRNRSMPKTDEKKEVIINNDGQSFSCLLTDISPSGISVSSDHFVPTYKEIEVVMEIKGKPVTMKGSVRWSIDPGTAGAKTGKLGILIMDPPPAFLAYVATRGKTGHW
- a CDS encoding sugar phosphate isomerase/epimerase gives rise to the protein MFNSFYIRVASDRMSREAPLLLKMKANPEVYISAENLLRFTPQRIREVAGELSAFPSHTIHAPFMDVWPGAADEAIRRLSLEQMQKIMSLAAAWKSLLVVMHFNYDPIYYRQHFERWLDRAARFYQTLLAESDGPFIALENIAEPTPYVALQLMKRADRPRLVHCFDFGHHHVFGRIPAEEWLFYLAPHRHIHFHLHDNFGANDDHLPLGQGNIDWPAARAAISGVGCPFSIALEPHSAPALRTTAENFKRIFA
- the fabF gene encoding beta-ketoacyl-ACP synthase II, which gives rise to MDRQRVVVTGLGAVTPIGIGIDAFWQGLLTGKNGIARVSHFDPSGFRSQLAAEVKDFDPLTWIDKKSLERMDRFAAFALAAAAMAMQDAGLDNHPFEKSRAGVIIGSGIGGSASIEEGHRHLQEKGPNSLTPFFVSKLLINMAACMVSIRFGLKGPLSAPSVACSTGANAIGDAFRILQRGDAEIMLAGGSEAAVTPLAYAGFCATRSMSANPDAENACRPFDRHRDGFIMGEGAGVVVLENGEHAVRRRARVYAELAGYGNAADAYHFTAPEPSGDGMVRVMKAALKDAAIEPGDIGYINAHGTSTPLNDKIESAAIMNVFGAHARALKISSNKSMIGHLLAAAGAVEFIATVMSVHGGIVPPTINYREPDPECTLDYVPRGAETLALKYATSNSFGFGGGNACLVVKKQED
- a CDS encoding nitronate monooxygenase, whose amino-acid sequence is MTIPKLKIGSITAEIPIVQGGMGVRVSLSSLASAVTNAGGIGTLSSIGLGDFVDSLSEYEKISHEALEREIHQVKKMTAGPVAVNFMGALSNVNDLIKTAVSGGIKIIVFGAGLPTALPELVPDPSVNLVPIVSSARVAELILRVWDKRYGRT